In Pseudophryne corroboree isolate aPseCor3 chromosome 7, aPseCor3.hap2, whole genome shotgun sequence, a single window of DNA contains:
- the LOC134944317 gene encoding olfactory receptor 1G1-like — protein sequence MYFYVLVGLTEDLLILIMAYDRYVAICDPLHYHYVLSIKNCLLLASCTWLSGCLNSLVFTIPASRMSFCHSRIIHQFFCDAKAVINISCAGSIEFYIVIYLELLVYGFFPVVFSLISYVKIIEVILQIKSKDGRKKAFSTCSSHLTIIIMYYTTSLSVYMMPPSEHSNVLEPVLTVLYAVITPMINPLIYSLRNKDVKTALLKKIGVKQSIEH from the coding sequence atgtacttttatGTATTGGTTGGGCTCACAGAAGATCTTCTTatactcattatggcatatgaccgatatgttgcaatatgtgatcctttacactatcactATGTCTTGAGTATTAAAAACTGTCTATTATTGGCCTCTTGCACTTGGCTATCAGGATGTTTAAACTCGCTTGTGTTTACAATCCCAGCATCACGCATGTCCTTCTGTCATTCTCGTATCATACATCAGTTTTTCTGTGACGCCAAAGCTGTGATTAACATCTCTTGTGCTGGCAGTATTGAGTTTTATATTGTTATCTATCTAGAATTATTAGTATATGGATTTTTCCCAGTCGTATTCAGTTTGATATCTTATGTTAAAATTATAGAGgtcatcttgcagataaaatctaaggatggaagaaaaaaagccttctccacctgctcatcccacctcaccatTATTATCATGTACTATACAACAAGTTTGTCTGTGTATATGATGCCACCGTCAGAACACTCCAATGTGCTAGAACCAGTTCTTACTGTACTGTACGCAGTTATTACTCCCATGATAAACCCTCTGATATACAGTCTGCGGAATAAGGATGTGAAAACGGCTCTGTTAAAGAAAATAGGAGTAAAGCAAAGCATTGAACATTGA